In a genomic window of Nomascus leucogenys isolate Asia chromosome 4, Asia_NLE_v1, whole genome shotgun sequence:
- the ANKRD12 gene encoding ankyrin repeat domain-containing protein 12 isoform X5, which produces MVNVPELLLGQSPSRNDTKIINSEEAQSVNPSSVDENIDSETEKDSLICESKQMLPSKTPLPSALDEYEFKDDDDEEINKMIDDRHILRKEQRKENEPEAEKTHLFAKQEKAFYPKSFKSKKQKPSRVLYSSTESSDEEALQNKKISTSCSVIPETSNSDIQTKKEYVVSGEHKQKGKVKRKLKNQNKNKENQELKQEKEGKENTRITNLTVNTGLDSSEKTREEGNFRKSFSPKDDTSLHLFHISTGKSPKHSCGLSEKQSTPLKQEHTKTCLSPGSSEMSLQPDLVRYDNTESEFLPESSSVKSCKHKEKSKHQKDFHLEFGEKSNAKIKDEDHSPTFENSDCTLKKMDKEGKTLKKHKLKHKEREKEKHKKEIEGEKEKYKTKDSAKELQRSVEFDREFWKENFFKSDETEDLFLNMEHESLTLEKKSKLEKNIKDDKSTKEKHVSKERNFKEERDKIKKESEKSFREEKIRDLKEERENIPTDKDSEFTSLGMSAIEESIGLHLVEKEVDIEKQEKHIKESKEKPEKRSQTKEKDIEKMERKNSEKEKKIKHEHKSEKDKLDLSECVDKIKEKDKLYSHHTEKCHKEGEKSKNTAAIKKTDDREKSREKMDRKHDKEKPEKERHLAESKEKHLMEKKNKQSDNSDYSKSEKGKNKEKDRELDKKEKSRDKESINITNYKHIQEEKKSSIVDGNKAQHDKPLSLKEKTKDEPLKTPDGKEKDKKDKDIDRYKERDKHKDKIQLNSLLKLKSEADKPKPKSSPASKDTRPKEKRLVNDDLMQTSFERMLSLKDLEIEQWHKKHKEKIKQKEKERLRNRNCLELKIKDKEKIKHTPTESKNKELTRSKSSEVTDAYTKEKQPKDAVSNRSQSVDTKNVMTLGKSSFVSDNSLNRSPRSENEKPGLSSRSVSMISVASSEDSCHTTVTTPRPPVEYDSDFMLESSESQMSFSQSPFLSVAKSPALHERELDSLADLPERIKPPYANRLSTSHLRSSSVEDVKLIISEGRPTVEVRRCSMPSVICEHTKQFQTISEESNQGSLLTVPRDTSPSPKPEVFSNVPERDLSNVSNIHSSFAASPTGASNSKYVSADRNLIKNTAPVSTVMDSPVHLEPSSQVGVIQNKSWEMPVDRLETLSTRDFICPNSNIPDQESSLQSFCNSENKILKENADFLSLHQTELPGNSCAQDPASFMPSQQPCSFPSQSLSDAESISKHMSLSYVANQEPGILQQKNPVQIISSALDTDNESTKDTENTFVLGDVQKTDAFVPVYSDSTIQEASPNFEKAYTLPVLSSEKDFNGSDTSTQLNTHYAFSKLTYKSSSGHEVENSTTDIQVISHEKENKLESLVLTHLNRCDSDLCEMNAGMPKGNLNEQDPKHCPESEKCLLSIEDEESQQSILSSLENHSQQSAQPEMHKYGQLVKVELEENAEDDKTENQIPQRMTRNKANTMANQSKQILASCTLLSEKDSESSSPRGRIRLTEDDDPQIHHPRKRKVSRVPQPVQVSPSLLQAKEKAQQSLAAIVDSLKLDEIQPYSSERANPYFEYLHIRKKIEEKRKLLCSVIPQAPQYYDEYVTFNGSYLLDGNPLSKICIPTITPPPSLSDPLKELFRQQEVVRMKLRLQHSIEREKLIVSNEQEVLRVHYRAARTLANQTLPFSACTVLLDAEVYNVPLDSQSDDSKTSVRDRFNARQFMSWLQDVDDKFDKLKTCLLMRQQHEAAALNAVQRLEWQLKLQELDPATYKSISIYEIQEFYVPLVDVNDDFELTPI; this is translated from the exons aTTCCGAAGAGGCTCAATCTGTAAATCCTTCTAGTGTTGATGAAAATATTGACTCtgaaacagagaaagactctcTCATCTGTGAAAGTAAACAGATGCTTCCCAGTAAAACACCTCTTCCATCTGCCCTTGATGAGTATGAGttcaaagatgatgatgatgaagaaatTAATAAGATGATTGATGATAGGCATATTCTTAGGAAAGAACAACGAAAAGAAAATGAACCTGAAGCAGAAAAAACTCATTTATTTGCAAAACAGGAGAAAGCCTTCTATCCTaaatcatttaaaagtaaaaaacaaaagccatctaGGGTCTTATATTCAAGTACTGAAAGTTCTGATGAAGAAGCTCTTCAGAATAAAAAGATTTCTACTTCATGTTCTGTCATCCCTGAAACATCAAATTCTGATATACAAACCAAAAAGGAATATGTAGTTTCAGGTGAACACAAACAGAAAggcaaagttaaaagaaaattgaaaaatcagaataaaaataaagagaaccaAGAGCTAaagcaagaaaaggaaggaaaagaaaatacaagaataaCAAACTTGACAGTAAATACTGGACTAGATTCTTCAGAAAAGACCAGAGAGGAGGGGAACTTTAGGAAATCTTTTAGCCCAAAAGATGATActtcattacatttatttcatatttccacTGGTAAATCTCCCAAACATTCTTGTGGATTAAGTGAAAAACAGTCAACACCACTAAAACAAGAACATACTAAAACATGTTTATCACCAGGAAGTTCTGAAATGTCATTACAGCCTGATCTTGTTCGGTATGATAATACAGAATCTGAATTCTTGCCAGAAAGTTCAAGTGTAAAATCTTGTAAGCataaggaaaaaagcaaacatcAGAAAGATTTTCACTTAGAATTTGGTGAAAAATCAAATGCCAAAATAAAGGATGAAGATCATAGTCCAACATTTGAAAATTCAGATTGCACactgaaaaaaatggataaagaaggtaaaacattaaaaaaacataaattgaagcataaagagagggaaaaagaaaagcataaaaaagaaatcgaaggtgaaaaggaaaaatacaaaactaaggATAGTGCCAAAGAACTGCAGAGGAGTGTGGAATTTGATAGAGAATTTTggaaagagaatttttttaaaagtgatgaaACTGAAGAtctctttttaaatatggaaCATGAATCCTTAAcgttagaaaaaaaatcaaaattagaaaaaaacatcaaAGATGATAAATCAACCAAGGAAAAGCATGTCTCAAAAGAGAGGAACTTTAAAGAGGAACGAGACAAGATTAAAAAGGAAAGCGAGAAATCttttagggaggaaaaaataagagatctaaaagaagagagagaaaacatacCCACAGATAAAGACTCAGAATTTACTTCTTTGGGTATGAGTGCCATTGAGGAATCTATAGGGCTTCATTTAGTGGAAAAGGAAGTAGAcattgaaaaacaagaaaagcatataaaggaaagtaaagaaaaaccTGAGAAGCGATCTCAGACTAAAGAAAAGGACATTgagaagatggaaagaaaaaactctgaaaaagaaaagaagataaaacatgAGCATAagtcagaaaaagacaaattagaTCTTAGTGAATGTGTcgataaaataaaagaaaaggacaaGCTATATTCGCATCACACAGAAAAATGCCATAAAGAAGGTGAGAAGAGCAAAAATACTGCTGCTATTAAAAAAACTGATGACAgagagaaaagtagagaaaagatGGATAGGAAACATGACAAAGAAAAGCCTGAAAAAGAGAGGCATCTagcagaaagcaaagaaaagcacttgatggagaaaaaaaataaacaatcagaTAATAGTGATTATAGTAaatcagaaaaaggcaaaaataaagaaaaagacagggagctagataaaaaggaaaaatctagaGATAAAGAAAGTATAAATATAACTAACTACAAACacatacaggaagaaaaaaaatcaagtatagTAGACGGTAATAAAGCACAACATGACAAACCCTTAtcccttaaagaaaaaacaaaagatgaaccTTTGAAAACTccagatggaaaagaaaaagataaaaaagataaagatatagatagatacaaaGAACGAGACAAACATAAAGATAAAATTCAACTAAATAGCTTACTCAAACTAAAATCTGAAGCAGATAAGCCTAAACCTAAGTCATCACCAGCATCAAAAGATACCCGgcctaaagaaaagaggttagtGAATGATGATTTAATGCAGACAAGTTTTGAACGAATGCTAAGCCTTAAAGACCTAGAAATAGAACAGTGGCAtaaaaaacataaggaaaaaattaaacaaaaagaaaaggaacggTTGAGAAACCGTAACTGTTTagagcttaaaataaaagataaagaaaaaataaagcatacaCCAACTGAATCCAAAAATAAAGAACTTACTAGGTCAAAGAGTTCAGAAGTGACTGATGCATATACCAAGGAGAAACAACCTAAAGATGCTGTAAGTAACAGATCACAATCTGTTGACACCAAAAATGTAATGACTTTAGGGAAGTCATCATTTGTTTCAGATAATAGCTTAAACAGGTCTCCTAGATCAGAAAATGAAAAGCCGGGTCTCAGCTCCAGATCTGTATCCATGATTTCTGTTGCTAGTTCAGAAGATTCCTGCCATACTACAGTGACAACCCCAAGGCCTCCAGTTGAGTATGACTCTGACTTTATGTTAGAGAGTTCAGAATCCCAAATGTCCTTTTCCCAGTCACCTTTTTTGTCAGTTGCCAAATCTCCTGCCCTTCATGAAAGGGAATTGGACAGCCTGGCTGACTTGCCAGAGCGGATTAAACCACCATATGCAAACAGACTTTCAACATCCCATCTTAGGTCATCTTCTGTAGAAGATGTTAAACTAATTATAAGCGAGGGGAGACCTACCGTAGAAGTTCGAAGATGTAGCATGCCTTCTGTCATTTGTGAACATACAAAACAATTCCAAACAATATCAGAAGAGAGCAATCAAGGTAGCTTATTAACTGTGCCAAGAGATACTAGTCCTTCTCCCAAACCTGAGGTATTCTCAAATGTGCCTGAAAGAGACCTTTCAAATGTGTCTAACATACATTCCAGTTTTGCAGCTTCTCCAACTGGAGCTTCAAACAGCAAATATGTTTCAGCTGATAGAAATCTCATCAAGAATACTGCCCCAGTGAGCACTGTAATGGACAGTCCAGTGCATTTAGAGCCATCTAGTCAGGTTGGTGTGATCCAGAATAAATCATGGGAGATGCCTGTTGATAGACTAGAGACATTAAGCACCAGAGACTTTATCTGCCCAAATTCTAACATACCTGATCAAGAATCCTCTCTTCAGAGTTTTtgtaattctgaaaataaaatattgaaagaaaatgcTGATTTTTTATCCCTGCACCAGACTGAATTGCCAGGAAACTCTTGCGCTCAGGATCCGGCATCCTTTATGCCCTCACAGCAGCCTTGCTCTTTCCCCAGCCAATCACTTTCAGATGCTGAATCAATTTCTAAACATATGTCTTTGTCATATGTTGCCAATCAAGAGCCGGgtattttacaacaaaaaaatccagttCAGATTATTAGTTCTGCTTTGGATACTGATAATGAAtctacaaaagatacagaaaatactTTTGTCCTAGGAGATGTTCAAAAAACAGATGCCTTTGTCCCAGTGTACTCTGACAGCACTATTCAAGAAGCATCACCAAACTTTGAGAAAGCTTATACTTTACCTGTGTTATCATCAGAAAAGGACTTTAATGGAAGTGATACCTCTACCCAGCTAAATACACATTATGCATTTAGCAAACTAACTTACAAGTCTTCCAGTGGCCATGAAGTTGAGAATAGCACAACTGATATTCAGGTCAtttcacatgaaaaagaaaacaaactggaGAGTTTGGTTTTAACTCATTTGAATAGGTGTGATTCTGATTTATGTGAAATGAATGCAGGGATGCCAAAAGGAAACCTAAATGAACAAGATCCAAAACATTGTCCTGAAAGTGAAAAGTGTTTGCTTTCCATAGAAGATGAAGAATCTCAACAAAGCATTTTATCAAGTCTGGAAAACCATTCACAACAGTCAGCTCAACCAGAAATGCATAAATATGGCCAGTTAGTTAAAGtagaattagaagaaaatgccgaagatgataaaactgaaaaccaaatcCCTCAAAGAATGACTAGAAACAAAGCAAATACAATGGCAAATCAAAGCAAACAGATTCTTGCAAGCTGTACACTATTATCAGAAAAAGACAGTGAATCCTCATCTCCTAGAGGAAGAATAAGATTAACTGAAGATGATGATCCTCAAATTCACCAtccaaggaaaaggaaagtgTCACGTGTACCTCAGCCTGTGCAAGTGAGTCCCTCTTTACTACAAGCAAAAGAGAAAGCTCAGCAATCTCTGGCAGCCATTGTAGATTCTCTAAAACTAGATGAGATTCAGCCATACAGTTCAGAGAGAGCAAATCCATATTTTGAATACTTGcacataaggaaaaaaatagaagaaaaacgcAAATTACTGTGTAGTGTGATTCCTCAAGCACCTCAGTATTATGACGAATATGTAACATTTAACGGATCATATCTCCTGGATGGAAACCCCTTAAGCAAGATTTGTATTCCCACA ATTACACCACCACCTTCACTGTCAGATCCACTTAAAGAGCTTTTTCGACAACAGGAAGTTGTAAGGATGAAACTACGTTTGCAACACAGTATTGAAAgg